From Pseudomonas asiatica, the proteins below share one genomic window:
- a CDS encoding CreA family protein, translating into MSVLKRVIGVAALVLPMLAGAEEIGQVSTVFKFLGPNDRIVVEAFDDPKVEGVTCYLSRAKTGGVKGGLGLAEDRAEASIACRQVGPISFKGELKDGEEVFKERTSLVFKTMQVVRFLDKKRNTLVYLVYSDRMIEGSPQNAVTAIPILPWAH; encoded by the coding sequence ATGAGCGTGCTGAAGCGGGTAATCGGCGTGGCGGCATTGGTGCTGCCAATGCTGGCCGGGGCCGAGGAAATCGGCCAGGTGTCCACCGTGTTCAAGTTCCTCGGGCCGAATGATCGTATTGTGGTCGAGGCGTTCGACGACCCCAAGGTCGAGGGTGTGACCTGCTACCTGTCGCGGGCCAAGACTGGCGGCGTGAAGGGTGGGTTGGGGTTGGCGGAGGACCGGGCGGAGGCATCGATTGCCTGTCGTCAGGTCGGGCCGATCAGCTTCAAGGGTGAGCTGAAGGATGGCGAGGAAGTGTTCAAGGAGCGCACCTCGCTGGTGTTCAAGACCATGCAGGTGGTGCGCTTCCTCGACAAGAAGCGCAATACGCTGGTGTACCTGGTGTACAGCGACCGCATGATCGAAGGCAGCCCGCAGAATGCGGTGACCGCGATTCCGATTCTGCCTTGGGCTCATTGA